CCCGCCGGCAGCGTGCCGAGCGAATTGTAGCGCGTCCCCGGCCCGGAGCGCACATTGGCGCTCGCCGTCACCATCGCATTGCCTGCGGATGCAGCGCCAGCCGCACCGATGCCGCCATAGGCACCGAGCCCACTGGCACCCGACACGGCCGTGGAGCCGTAGCTCAGCGAGTCGCGGGCTTGCGAGCCCGGCACGCGCGGCTGGGCGGCGGCGTTCAGCACCTGCTGCACCGGCCCGCGCGAGAGCAGATAGATGCTGATATAGCCCTCATCCGTCTGGCACCAGCTATCGGCGCAGCGGATCACCTGAACGCTGGTCGAATCCGGCAGCGTCTTGACCACTTCATACTCGGTGCCGGGGCCCGAGCGCACATTGGTCGTGCCCATGGTGGTGCGCACGCCGGACATGGTGAGATCATCGCCGGGATGATCGGACGGCACGCCCGCGATAAGTCCCGTGCCAGCGGCGGCGACCGGGGGCTGATAGCTCGCCGCCGCGCCCGCCGGCGCATAACCCAGCGCTGCGGCGCCCTGGATCGGCGGGGGCGCGGGAATGAAATTGCCGGAGGCGGCGGCAGTGCCGGAAAATGCCGGGCTGGCGGCGGCAGCGCCAGGCGCCTGCGCCAGCAAATTCGCGCTCACATAGCCATAAGGGGTCTGGCACCAGGCGCCGGAGCAGCCGACCACCTCGACGGGCGTGCCGGCCGGCAGCGTGCCGAGAAGACCATAGCTGGTGCCCGGCCCCCCGCGCACATTGGCGGTGCTGCGCGTCGTGGCGGGCCATGCTGCGGCCGCCAGCGTGCCGGCCATCAGAAAGCCGGAAGCGAACAGAACGGACGTCGTGAACCGCATGGGGCCTCCCATGCCACGACCTTCCCGAACGGACGATCGCGGCCATCCTCACGGATGACCGCAATCGCCGCCTGTCGCAATCAAATGCCGAAAAGATGGTTGCCAAGGTGCAACCAGCCGGGCGACCGCGCGAATCGGTGGTGCCGGCAGCCTCGCGCCTTCCGGCCCGGACGCGTCAGCCTTCGGTCTTGAGCTGGGTGATCGCCTCGGCCAGCAGCTCTTCCATGGTGCGGCGAATGCGATGCTCGGACACGTCGAGGCCCTTGGCGTCGAGGTCGGCCTTGACCTTGCGGTACACATCCTCGTCGCCGGCTTCCTGCAGGTCGGCCTCGATGAGGGTGCGGGCATAGGCGTCGGCATCGGCGCCGGCGAGGCCGAGCTTCTCGGCGACCCACAGGCCGAGCGCCTTGTTGCGGCGGGCATGGGCCTTGAACTTCAGGGTCTCGTCATGGGCGAACTTCGCCTCGAACGCATCTTCGCGGTTATCGAACGTGCTCATGCGATGGCCCCTATGTCTGTAAGTTGCGGCTTGATTATCGCGTGCCCGCACCCAAATCAACGCCATCGCGGCCATCCACCGCCCCCTACGGCAATCTGCCGCTCGGGGCCCCGACATGTCCCGTGCGGTGGAGACACGCCAGACATGCACGCGGTCCTGTTTGTATCCGCACCGGCGATCGGCTAGTGTCCGCGCGTGGGCGCCGGAGCCGGAGCGAAACGAATCGTCGGCGATATCGAGATCGCCAGGGCGCGACAGATCGCGTAAACGTGCGGCGCCCCAGCCGTGAACCCGGAACCGGAGCCCCGGCACCCTAATGGACTTCCTCAACCGACGGTACCCACCCATGAGCCGCCGCCGCCGCATTTATGAAGGTAAGGCGAAGGTCCTCTATGAGGGCCCTGAGCCAGGCACGCTGATCCAGCACTTCAAGGATGACGCCACTGCCTTCAACAACAAGAAGCACGACGTCATCGACGGCAAAGGCGTGCTGAACAACCGTATCTCGGAATACATCTTCCTGAAGCTGAACGAGATCGGTGTCCCGACCCATTTCATCAAGCGGCTGAACATGCGCGAGCAGCTCATCCGCGAGGTCGAGATCATCCCGCTTGAAGTGGTGGTGCGCAACGTCGCCGCCGGTTCGCTGTCGACCCGCCTCGGCATCGAGGAAGGCACGCAGCTTCCCCGGTCGATCATCGAATTCTACTACAAGAACGACGCGCTCAACGACCCGATGGTGTCGGAAGAGCACATCACGGCGTTCGGCTGGGCGACCACCCAGGAAATCGACGACATCATCGCGCTGGCCATCCGCGTGAATGATTTCCTGTCGGGCCTGTTCCTCGGCGTCGGCATCCGCCTTGTCGACTTCAAGATGGAATGCGGCCGTCTCTGGGAAGGCGACATGATGCGGATCGTCGTCGCCGACGAGATCAGCCCGGATTCCTGCCGTCTGTGGGACATCAAGTCGAACGACAAGCTCGACAAGGATCGTTTCCGCCGCGACATGGGCGGCCTCGTCGAGGCCTATTCGGAAGTGGCGCGCCGCCTCGGCATCATGTCCGAGAACGAGCGCAGCACGGGTGGGCCGGTTCTGGTCAAGTCCGAACCTGAAGAGTGACGGGCCCGCCGGGAGCTGCGGCTTTCGGTGGTCTCCTATACCGGATCGGGCATTGAGCCCGGTGCAGGCTGATGATAGGCGGGGGCCCGGTTGCCCCCGTCTGTGTTTTTCACCCGCAAGTTTCCACGAGTGGTCCCATGAAGGCGCGCGTTCTCGTCACCCTGAAATCCGCCGTGCTCGATCCGCAGGGCAAGGCCATCGAAGGCGCGCTGCGCTCGCTCGGCGTGCCCGGCATCGCCAGCGTCCGCCAGGGCAAGGTCTTCGATGTCGAACTGGACGGCGCCGACCAGGCCAAGGCTGAGGCGACGCTCAAGGAAGCCTGCGAGAAGCTGCTCGCCAACACCGTCATCGAAACCTACCGCATCGAGTTCGTGAGCTGACGCGATGAAATCAGCCGTTCTCGTTTTCCCCGGCTCCAATCGCGAGGGCGATGCCGCGAAGGCTCTTGCCGCCGTCTCCGGCAGCAAGCCCGCCATGGTCTGGCACGCGGAGACCGAACTTCCGGCGGGCACCGATCTCGTGGTGCTGCCCGGCGGCTTCTCCTATGGCGATTATCTGCGCTGCGGCGCCATCGCCGGCCGCGCTGCCATCATGAACGCGGTGCGCGAGCATGCCGCCCGCGGCGGGCTGGTGCTCGGCATTTGCAACGGCTTCCAGATCCTGTGCGAGAGCGGCCTGCTGCCGGGCGTGCTGGTCCGCAACTCCCGCCTGCGCTTCATCTGCCGCGAGGCGCTGCTGAAGGTCGAGCGCAACGACACGCCCTTCACCCGGCGCTATGCCAAGGGCGCCATCGTGCGCTTCCCCGTCGCCCATGGCGAAGGCAACTACACCGCCGATGCCGAGACGTTGAAGCGGCTCGAGGGCGAGGGCCGCGTGCTGTTCCGCTATGTCACCGCCAGCGGCACGCGCGACGACACGCAGGTGCTCAACGGCGCCGCCAACTCGATCGCCGGCATCGTCTCCGAGAAGCTGAACGTGCTCGGCCTGATGCCGCACCCGGAAAACCACGTCGATCCCGCCATCGGCCCGACCGATGGCCGCGCCCTGTTCGAGAGCCTCGCCGGAGCGCTGGAGAGGGCCTGAGGGTCTCCCCTCGCCGGCCCGCCCCGCCTCGCCCCGCAAACGTAAGACGGCCCGCATGACCTCCTCCGAACCGAAGATCACCCCCGAGCTCGTCGCCGACCATGGCCTCAAGCCCGACGAATATGAGCGCATCCTGAAGCTGATCGGCCGCGAGCCGACCTTCACCGAGCTCGGCATCTTCTCGGCCATGTGGAACGAGCACTGCTCGTACAAGTCCTCGCGCCTGCATCTGAAGGGCCTGCCGACCAAGGCGCCGTGGGTCATTCAAGGGCCGGGCGAGAATGCCGGCGTCATCGACATTGGCGACGGCCAGGCCGCCGTGTTCAAGATGGAGAGCCACAACCACCCCTCCTATATCGAGCCTCACCAGGGCGCGGCGACGGGCGTGGGCGGCATTCTGCGCGACGTGTTCACCATGGGCGCCCGGCCGATCGCGGCGCTCAACGCCCTGCGCTTCGGCGATCCCAAGCACCCGCGCACCCGCCATCTGGTGGCCGGCGTCGTCGGTGGCATCGGCTCCTATGGCAACTCCTTCGGCGTGCCGACGGTCGGCGGCCTTGTCGGCTTCCACACCCGCTATGACGGCAACCCGCTGGTGAACGCCATGGCGGTCGGCCTCGCGGATGCGGACAAGATCTTCTACGCCAAGGCGACCGGCGTCGGCCTGCCCGTGGTCTATCTCGGCTCCAAGACCGGCCGCGACGGCATCCACGGCGCAACCATGGCCTCCGCCGAGTTCGGCGAGGGCGCCGAGGAAAAGCGCCCGACCGTGCAGGTTGGCGACCCCTTCGCCGAAAAGCTGCTGCTGGAAGCCTGCCTCGAGATCATGGAGGCCGGCTGCGTGGTCGCGATTCAGGACATGGGCGCGGCCGGCCTCACCTGCTCGGCCGTCGAGATGGGCGCCAAGGGCGATCTCGGCATCGAGCTGGAGCTCGACAACGTGCCCTGCCGCGAGGCCGGCATGAGCGCCTATGAGATGATGCTCTCCGAGAGCCAGGAGCGCATGCTCATGGTCATCGCGCCGGGCAAGGAAGAGCAGGCCGAGGCGATCTTCCGCAAATGGGGGCTCGACTTCGCCATTGTCGGCCACACCACCGACAATCTGCGCTTCGTCGTCAAGCACAAGGGCGAGGTCAAGGCCGACCTGCCGATCAAGGAACTGGGCGACGAGG
Above is a window of Ancylobacter sp. WKF20 DNA encoding:
- a CDS encoding DUF1476 domain-containing protein; the protein is MSTFDNREDAFEAKFAHDETLKFKAHARRNKALGLWVAEKLGLAGADADAYARTLIEADLQEAGDEDVYRKVKADLDAKGLDVSEHRIRRTMEELLAEAITQLKTEG
- the purC gene encoding phosphoribosylaminoimidazolesuccinocarboxamide synthase: MDFLNRRYPPMSRRRRIYEGKAKVLYEGPEPGTLIQHFKDDATAFNNKKHDVIDGKGVLNNRISEYIFLKLNEIGVPTHFIKRLNMREQLIREVEIIPLEVVVRNVAAGSLSTRLGIEEGTQLPRSIIEFYYKNDALNDPMVSEEHITAFGWATTQEIDDIIALAIRVNDFLSGLFLGVGIRLVDFKMECGRLWEGDMMRIVVADEISPDSCRLWDIKSNDKLDKDRFRRDMGGLVEAYSEVARRLGIMSENERSTGGPVLVKSEPEE
- the purS gene encoding phosphoribosylformylglycinamidine synthase subunit PurS — protein: MKARVLVTLKSAVLDPQGKAIEGALRSLGVPGIASVRQGKVFDVELDGADQAKAEATLKEACEKLLANTVIETYRIEFVS
- the purQ gene encoding phosphoribosylformylglycinamidine synthase subunit PurQ; amino-acid sequence: MKSAVLVFPGSNREGDAAKALAAVSGSKPAMVWHAETELPAGTDLVVLPGGFSYGDYLRCGAIAGRAAIMNAVREHAARGGLVLGICNGFQILCESGLLPGVLVRNSRLRFICREALLKVERNDTPFTRRYAKGAIVRFPVAHGEGNYTADAETLKRLEGEGRVLFRYVTASGTRDDTQVLNGAANSIAGIVSEKLNVLGLMPHPENHVDPAIGPTDGRALFESLAGALERA
- the purL gene encoding phosphoribosylformylglycinamidine synthase subunit PurL; the encoded protein is MTSSEPKITPELVADHGLKPDEYERILKLIGREPTFTELGIFSAMWNEHCSYKSSRLHLKGLPTKAPWVIQGPGENAGVIDIGDGQAAVFKMESHNHPSYIEPHQGAATGVGGILRDVFTMGARPIAALNALRFGDPKHPRTRHLVAGVVGGIGSYGNSFGVPTVGGLVGFHTRYDGNPLVNAMAVGLADADKIFYAKATGVGLPVVYLGSKTGRDGIHGATMASAEFGEGAEEKRPTVQVGDPFAEKLLLEACLEIMEAGCVVAIQDMGAAGLTCSAVEMGAKGDLGIELELDNVPCREAGMSAYEMMLSESQERMLMVIAPGKEEQAEAIFRKWGLDFAIVGHTTDNLRFVVKHKGEVKADLPIKELGDEAPLYDRPWIETPKQPPIDPAALEISATIPGALERLIGSPDFASKRWIWEQYDYLILNNTAQRPGGDAAVVRVENGPKALAMSCDVTPRYCEADPFEGGKQAVAEAWRNITAVGARPLAITDNLNFGNPEKPEIMGQLVGCLRGIGAAALALDFPVVSGNVSLYNETNGRGILPTPTIGGVGVLDDIDTMATLAFKASGELIFVVGATTGWLGQSAFLSEILDREDGAPPPVDLELERKNGDFVRALIQAGLVTAVHDVSDGGLLVAVAEMAMASGIGANLLAPEGINPHAYWFGEDQARYVITVASGEKAQVLREAEVAGVTLAKIGATAGDRLNIPGERPIVVDALRERHEAWLPIYMGAGMV